In Drosophila teissieri strain GT53w chromosome 2R, Prin_Dtei_1.1, whole genome shotgun sequence, the following proteins share a genomic window:
- the LOC122612924 gene encoding cytochrome b5-related protein has product MVIEEWKKSGIATKFPTYRNSALITTHSWQKGKRQDDRAEGLWRINDGIYDFTSFIEKHPGGPFWIRETQGTDITEAFEAHHLTTAPEKMIAKYKVRDAAEPRIYTLTLEEGGFYKTLKERVREQLKTIDKRPKKKSDLIHFGLIVSLYLFGIASAKYNSLLALVLAGVALCWTVIVSHNYFHRRDNWQMYAFNLGLMNFAAWRVSHALSHHIYPNSYFDLELSMFEPLLCWIPNPHVKSKLMRYVSWVTEPVAYALAFFIQMGTRIFYSLRHTNILYWHDLLPLSIPIAIYLGTWGSLGVWICVRQWLAMTSIASFSFCVIGLNAAHHDPEIYHEGDANREDRDWGLFQVDTIIDRGDLKWSQFLVLTHFGDHVLHHLFPTLDHGLLPALYPVLYQTLDEFKGHLRECNHIEHMIGQHKQLLRIEPNPRAPGAGK; this is encoded by the exons ATGGTAATCGAGGAGTGGAAGAAGAGTGGCATTGCCACCAAGTTTCCCACATACCGAAACTCGGCCCTGATCACCACACACAGCTGGCAGAAGGGCAAACGGCAGGACGATCGAGCAGAAGGACTTTGGCGCATCAACGATGGCATCTACGACTTCACCTCGTTCATTGAGAAGCATCCTGGCGGTCCTTTCTGGATTCGTGAGACCCAGGGCACCGACATAACCGAGGCCTTCGAGGCACACCATCTGACCACGGCTCCCGAGAAGATGATCGCCAAATACAAGGTGAGGGATGCGGCTGAGCCCAGGATCTACACCCTGACCCTGGAGGAGGGAGGCTTCTACAAGACTCTCAAGGAGCGAGTGCGCGAGCAACTGAAGACCATAGACAAGCGGCCGAAGAAGAAGAGTGAT cTCATCCACTTTGGACTGATTGTGTCGCTGTACCTGTTTGGCATTGCCAGTGCCAAGTACAACAGCCTTTTGGCTCTCGTCCTGGCGGGTGTGGCCCTCTGCTGGACGGTGATCGTGTCCCACAACTACTTCCATCGTCGGGACAACTGGCAGATGTACGCCTTCAACCTGGGCCTGATGAACTTCGCCGCCTGGCGAGTGTCCCATGCGCTGTCCCACCACATCTACCCCAATTCGTATTTCGATCTGGAGCTCTCGATGTTTGAGCCCTTGCTGTGCTGGATTCCCAATCCGCACGTCAAGAGCAAGTTAATGCGTTATGTGTCCTGGGTCACGGAGCCGGTGGCCTATGCCCTCGCCTTCTTCATACAAATGGGCACACG TATTTTCTACTCGCTGCGTCACACCAACATCCTCTACTGGCACGACCTACTGCCGCTGAGTATACCCATTGCCATATACCTGGGAACCTGGGGATCTCTGGGCGTGTGGATCTGCGTGCGCCAGTGGCTCGCGATGACGTCGATCGCCAGCTTCAGCTTCTGTGTGATCGGTCTGAATGCGGCGCATCACGATCCGGAAATCTATCACGAGGGCGATGCCAACCGTGAGGATCGAGACTGGGGTCTCTTCCAGGTGGACACGATTATCGACCGCGGGGATCTCAAGTGGTCGCAGTTCCTGGTGCTCACCCACTTTGGAGACCATGTGCTCCACCATCTCTTCCCGACCCTGGATCATGGCCTCCTGCCCGCTCTCTATCCGGTGCTTTACCAGACTCTCGATGAGTTCAAGGGTCATCTCCGCGAGTGCAACCACATCGAGCACATGATTGGCCAGCACAAGCAACTGTTGCGCATCGAGCCCAATCCCAGGGCTCCAGGGGCGGGAAAGTAG